The Actinoplanes sp. N902-109 genomic interval GGGCATGCCCAGCCCCAAGGGCCAGGCCGCCACGTTCCTCAAGTGGTATCTGAACTCGCTCGCCTCGTACCAGAACTGGCAGGTGGCGGCGCTGCGGTCGGCCGGTTTCCAGGGCACCGCGGCCGTGCTCTACCCGTCGTACGGCATGCGGGGCGGCGACTTCGAGAAGGCCACCGCGACCGATCTGGCCGGCACCTCCAGCCCGGAGATCAACGGCGAGGTGCAGCGCGGGTACGACCACAGCCGCCAGATCACCGCGCTCAAGGACCGCGACGTCGTGGTCTACGGCACCTGGGCGGAGAACTTCGACACCGTGACCGACCTGGCCACCCAGGCCAGGGCCAAGGGGCTACGGGCGATGGCCGAGACCAGCCACGTGTGCCTGCCCGGCCAGCTGCCCACGGTGATGAGCCAGGCCCAGCAGAACAACCTCGCCGCGCTCTACATCGTGCGGCTCGGTGCCCCCGACATCATCGGCAGCGCCCGCTATCTGTCGGTCAGCAGCCGGTAGGACCCGGCGACCGAGTGACAGGCGCTGACCAGTCGCTTGGCGGCGGCACCCCACGTGAACCGCGAGGCGTGGGCGGCACCGGCGGCCACCAGGCCGTTCCGGAGATCGGCATCGGCGAGCAGCCGGGTGATCGCGGCCGTCCACGCCTCGGCGTGCGCCGGGGGTGCGTACAGGGCCGCCTCGCCGCCGACCTCCCGCAGCACCGGCACATCGCTGGCCAGCACCGGCGTGCCGGCCACCATCGCCTCGAGCATGGGCAACCCGAAACCCTCGACCAGCGAGGGGTACGCCAGCAGCGCGGCCCCCGCGTACACCGAGCCGAGCAGGTCCTCGGGCACGAACGACAGCCGCACCACCCGGTCCTCCACGCCGTGCCGTTCGATGGCCGGCCCCACCTCGTCGGCGAACCGTTCGTCGGCCGAGCCGACCAGCACCAGCCGCGCGCCGGGCACCTCCGCGATCGCCTCGACCAGCACCCCGACGTTCTTGTGCGGGCGTTGCGCGCCGACGTGCAGCACGTATCCCGGTTCGAGCCCGAGGTCCGCCAGCCGGGGCAGCTCACCGCTGAACTCCTGGTCCACCCCGTTGGGGATGACATGCTCGACGCGACGGCCGTAGAACCGCTCGACCTCGTGCGCCGAGGCCCGGCTGACCGTTGCGATGGTCATGCTGCGGGCGATCAGCGCGGTCAGGATCCGATAGGCCCGGCCGACGGCCCGCGACGGCACGAACCGCGGGTCGGTCTCCAGGATGCAGTCGTGCAGCAGCGCCACGCTGGGCCGGCCGGGCAGCGGGGTGGCCCCTAGGTGGTACGGGAAGAACATCACGTCCACCCCGGAGCGCCGCAGCACCCGCCGCCACCGCCACAGCTGCCGCACGTCGACCGCTTTGAGCCGCACCGGCACGATCGAGACGTTCAGCGCGCCCAGGTCAAAGCGACGGGAGCGTTCGGCACCGGCGAACACCACCACCTCGACGCCGGGGATCAGGGTCATCTCGCGCACCAGCTCGTACGCGACCCGCCCGATCCCGTGGTAGCGGTCGGTGAGTACCCGCCCGTCGACACCGATCCGTAAACTCATGCCCGCCTCCGGGGAGCGAACTCGGGGAAGCCCGCCGCCAGCACGGCGAGCCCGGCGACGACCGCAAGCGCGAGCCACACCCCGGGATTGTCGACCAGGGCGAGCACGAGGGCCATCGCCAGCACGGCGCCCAGGTCGCGGAGCATGGTCCGGCGCCATCCCGGCCGTACCGGGGAACGCAGGGCCAGCACGCCCACCACCAGCAGGGCAGCGACGGCCGCGCCCACCGCCAGGCCGGCCACGCCGAACAGGAGGCCGCTCAGCGCGACCACCGCGAGATAGCCGGCCGTCAGGCCCAGCAGGTGGGCCCCGGCGCCATGCCGGTCGTCCGCCTGCAGGAACGAGACACACAGGTTGAGCAGGCCGATCGCCAGCCCGAGCAGCGCCGCCCAGGGCAACCAGCGGCCGACCGACGCGAACGTGTCGGGGAACAGCGCCGATCGGATCGGCGCCGGCAGCGTGGTCAGCGCGGCCGTCAGGAAAACCCCGACCAGCAGGTACGAGCGCAGCGCCGCCGCCTTGCGATCGGCCGAGCCGTCCCGGCTGATCTGCGGGAACGCGGCCGTCGCAACGGCGTTGGAGGCGAACAGCGGCACCCGGCCCAGCGCCGAGGCGGCCTGGTAGGGCCCGCCGCCGGCGGCCCCGAGCCCGAGCACCCCGACCAGCACGGTGTCCCCGGCCGCGATGATGGCGACGCTCGCCTGCAGGCGGGTCTGGCGCAACGCGGCACGCAGCAGCGCCGCCTCCGCGGGCCGCCACACCGGACGGCGGATCAGGTGCTTGTAGCGCGGCACCGGCAGCAGCAGCACCAGGCTGCCCGCGACGAACCCGGCCAGCGCCCCGGCCGAGCCGAGCCCGGTGCCGAACACCAGCCCGGCGCCCACCCCGGCCTTGACCACCGCTTCCAGGGTGAACAGCACGGCGATCGCCTCCATCCGGCCGACGCCCTGCAGGAACCCGGTGCCGGTGGAGCCGACCGACATGATCAGCGATGCGGCCGCAACCATGACGGCGTCCTGCCCGCTGCCGAAGATCAGCACACCTCCGGCGACGGCCAAGGTGAGAACGAGGCCCAGCGCGAGGTTGGCCCAGAACGCGAACGTGGTGGCGGTGGCGTGCCGCTCGTGGTCGCCGGGGTGCCGGCCGATCTCGCGGGCCAGCAGCCACGGGATGCCCGCGGTGGAGACGGCCGCGCGCACCACGAGCAGCGCCTGACCGGCGGCGAACGCGGTGTACTGGGCGGGTGCGAGGCCATGGGTCAGGACCAGCGCGTAGCCGTAGTTGATGACGCCCGAGCCGGTGGTGGCCAGCATCAGCCAGCCGGCGCCGGTCCGGGGACGCGCGGGGGCGTCCAGCAGGTCGGTCACCGGGCCGCCCAGTGCCGGGCCCACTCGCGGCGGCGGTTGCCGGTGTGCCAGGCGTACGTCATCAGCGCGATGCCGCCGATCATGCCGCCGGTCAGGGCGAGGAAGCTGCGCGCGGAGGCCCGGGCCGAGACCGGTGGCCGCTGGTTACCGCATTCCCGGGTGGCGGGCAGCGCGGTCGGCACCGACCACAGTTCCAGGCGCTCGTAGCGACGGCTGGGGAACGACTGCAACCGGGTGCCGTACCTGCGGACGAACGTGTCGAGCTGGGGTGAGCTGGTGCCGTACCGCATCCGGCTGTCCTTGGGTGAGAGCAGGAAGAGCCGGATGCCGGCCCGCAGCGCGGCACCACCGTCGGGGAAGGACTCGACGTGGTTGCGGGTCAGCGCGGGCGCCCAGCGCAGCGCGTTGCCGGTGGCGTTGACGGGTATGCAGGCGTAGTCGCGGGTCAGCACGGCGGCCATCCGCTCGGTGCCGTCGTCGCGCACCGCCGCGACGGTCAGGCCCCACGTGGCGATCCCGGCGAGGGCGGCGACCGCGCAGATGACCGCGGTGCCGCGGAACGCGGGTCCCCAGGCCAGCACGGTCAGCAGCGCAGCCGGGGCCACGGAGTAGACGGTCAGCTGCTCGTTGGCCTGGCCCAGCAGCAAGCAGTAGGCCAGGAAGCCGTAGCTGAGCACACCGAAGGCGACCAGTGAGGCGTCGCGGGTGCCCAGCCGGCGCTGGTGGAACAGCCCGCCGCGGAACGCGAGCACCAGCAGCCCGGCCGCACCGAGGCCGAAGATCAGATAACCACCGGCGTAGGTCCGGAAGGTGTCACCGAACACCCCGGTCGACGAGACGCCGGTCCGGTTCAGCCCACTGACCTGGAGGAACCCGGCGAGCCGGTTGAGGCTGGTGTCGTGCTCGGACCACCACCAGCCGCCGGCCCGGTTGAGCACCGCCCACAGCGGGAACGCGCCCCAGACCAGGCCACCGATCCCGGCCGCGGCGGCGGCCCGGCGGAAGAACGCCCAGTCGCGTTCCAGCACGCCGGCCAGCAGCGGCACGCCGACGGTGAACAGCAGCGGTTCCTTGATCAGCAGCGCGACGCCGGAGGCCAGACCGACCACCCCGACATAGACCGGGCTGGGCGCGTGCCGGAGCCGCACGGCGAGAAGGACCACGAGCAGGCCGGCGAGCACCGCGGTCGGTTCGATCAGCGCGGTGCGGCCGAAGCGCAGCAGGAAGGCGTCGAACGTGACGAGCAGCATGGCCGCGCCCATCAGCCAGCCGTTGCGGGTGTATCGCCGCGCCAGCAGGCCGACCAGCGCGACGGTCAGCACGCTGCACAGGGCACCCAGCCAGCGGGCGCCCATCAACGCCTCGACCGTGGGACCGTGGGCGGTGCCGGTCAGCAGCATCCAGCCGCCGAGCAGCAGGAAGTGCCCGGGCGGGTGGACGGCGATCGGCTCCGGGCCCCAGGACACCGAGCCGGCACCGGCCACGTTCTGCCCGGCGAAGGTGTACATGACCTCGTCGAGGTCGAAGTCGAGGGCCCCGCGCAGGTTGACCGCATAGGCGACCACGGCGACGACGAGCGCACCGGCGAAGATCCAGCCGTCCCGGCGCCGCACCGGCCGGGCGGTGTCGGTCAGCTCGGGTGAGCGAACGGCAAG includes:
- a CDS encoding glycosyltransferase family 39 protein, whose translation is MTLAVRSPELTDTARPVRRRDGWIFAGALVVAVVAYAVNLRGALDFDLDEVMYTFAGQNVAGAGSVSWGPEPIAVHPPGHFLLLGGWMLLTGTAHGPTVEALMGARWLGALCSVLTVALVGLLARRYTRNGWLMGAAMLLVTFDAFLLRFGRTALIEPTAVLAGLLVVLLAVRLRHAPSPVYVGVVGLASGVALLIKEPLLFTVGVPLLAGVLERDWAFFRRAAAAAGIGGLVWGAFPLWAVLNRAGGWWWSEHDTSLNRLAGFLQVSGLNRTGVSSTGVFGDTFRTYAGGYLIFGLGAAGLLVLAFRGGLFHQRRLGTRDASLVAFGVLSYGFLAYCLLLGQANEQLTVYSVAPAALLTVLAWGPAFRGTAVICAVAALAGIATWGLTVAAVRDDGTERMAAVLTRDYACIPVNATGNALRWAPALTRNHVESFPDGGAALRAGIRLFLLSPKDSRMRYGTSSPQLDTFVRRYGTRLQSFPSRRYERLELWSVPTALPATRECGNQRPPVSARASARSFLALTGGMIGGIALMTYAWHTGNRRREWARHWAAR
- a CDS encoding lipopolysaccharide biosynthesis protein: MTDLLDAPARPRTGAGWLMLATTGSGVINYGYALVLTHGLAPAQYTAFAAGQALLVVRAAVSTAGIPWLLAREIGRHPGDHERHATATTFAFWANLALGLVLTLAVAGGVLIFGSGQDAVMVAAASLIMSVGSTGTGFLQGVGRMEAIAVLFTLEAVVKAGVGAGLVFGTGLGSAGALAGFVAGSLVLLLPVPRYKHLIRRPVWRPAEAALLRAALRQTRLQASVAIIAAGDTVLVGVLGLGAAGGGPYQAASALGRVPLFASNAVATAAFPQISRDGSADRKAAALRSYLLVGVFLTAALTTLPAPIRSALFPDTFASVGRWLPWAALLGLAIGLLNLCVSFLQADDRHGAGAHLLGLTAGYLAVVALSGLLFGVAGLAVGAAVAALLVVGVLALRSPVRPGWRRTMLRDLGAVLAMALVLALVDNPGVWLALAVVAGLAVLAAGFPEFAPRRRA
- a CDS encoding glycosyltransferase family 1 protein; this encodes MSLRIGVDGRVLTDRYHGIGRVAYELVREMTLIPGVEVVVFAGAERSRRFDLGALNVSIVPVRLKAVDVRQLWRWRRVLRRSGVDVMFFPYHLGATPLPGRPSVALLHDCILETDPRFVPSRAVGRAYRILTALIARSMTIATVSRASAHEVERFYGRRVEHVIPNGVDQEFSGELPRLADLGLEPGYVLHVGAQRPHKNVGVLVEAIAEVPGARLVLVGSADERFADEVGPAIERHGVEDRVVRLSFVPEDLLGSVYAGAALLAYPSLVEGFGLPMLEAMVAGTPVLASDVPVLREVGGEAALYAPPAHAEAWTAAITRLLADADLRNGLVAAGAAHASRFTWGAAAKRLVSACHSVAGSYRLLTDR